In Lentibacillus amyloliquefaciens, one DNA window encodes the following:
- the cbpA gene encoding cyclic di-AMP binding protein CbpA, translating to MIINEDYVDKREVVYVHETDRKQDALDKVVESGYRCIPVLDEAGEKYVGNIYKVHLMEEELDGSLDGPTSDLISDQEGYVNRKDPFVKVFSSIKALPFLGVVDDDKTFLGILTNGNIIQVLENAWGVHNGSYSLTIGTIEYAGALRRMLKVVNKYCNLQSVISLNNDSQFVRRVCIVLPDDVDEATMQRVVTDLEKDIFTVTDIEVLQN from the coding sequence ATGATTATTAACGAAGATTATGTTGACAAGCGGGAAGTTGTTTATGTGCACGAAACTGATCGTAAACAGGATGCTCTTGATAAGGTGGTTGAGTCAGGTTACCGCTGTATTCCGGTGCTTGATGAAGCCGGCGAAAAATATGTCGGCAATATTTACAAGGTACATTTGATGGAAGAGGAGCTTGATGGATCATTGGATGGGCCGACCAGTGATCTCATCAGTGATCAAGAGGGGTATGTCAACAGGAAGGATCCATTTGTCAAAGTGTTTTCATCGATTAAAGCACTGCCATTTTTAGGTGTTGTTGATGATGACAAAACGTTCCTCGGTATTTTAACGAATGGGAATATTATCCAAGTGCTTGAGAACGCTTGGGGCGTCCATAATGGCAGCTATTCACTCACGATTGGAACCATTGAGTATGCCGGTGCACTCAGGCGGATGCTTAAGGTCGTCAACAAATATTGTAACTTGCAGAGCGTTATTTCCCTGAACAACGATTCACAATTCGTAAGGCGCGTCTGCATTGTGCTCCCGGACGATGTTGACGAAGCAACGATGCAACGAGTCGTGACCGATCTTGAAAAAGACATTTTCACTGTAACAGACATTGAAGTTTTGCAAAATTAG
- a CDS encoding DeoR/GlpR family DNA-binding transcription regulator — protein sequence MLTEERHQIILDYLKQDGIVKSQHLMNVIGCSESTVRRDLDQLEDTGMLTRIHGGAKRTYQLSEELTASEKSFKNIQSKESIGKLAAGLVETGEVIFIDAGTTTYAMLPYLTNKPVTVVTNGIQHASLLTDQGIETYVPGGKIKPSTKAIIGSQSLSELKNYRFDKAFLGMNGIDPAFGCTTPDPEEAALKQMAHHQAAAGFLLTDGSKWNKVNFAKVCELEDVTIVTDTLPDNLDYYREKTTIMEAAK from the coding sequence ATGTTAACGGAAGAACGGCATCAGATTATTTTGGATTATTTGAAGCAGGATGGCATTGTGAAGTCACAACATTTGATGAATGTTATCGGCTGTTCGGAATCGACTGTCAGGCGGGATTTGGACCAGCTGGAAGATACCGGGATGCTGACGCGTATCCATGGCGGGGCAAAGCGTACGTACCAATTGAGCGAAGAGTTGACGGCTTCAGAAAAATCATTCAAAAACATTCAATCCAAAGAATCAATCGGAAAATTAGCAGCAGGGCTGGTTGAAACGGGTGAAGTCATCTTCATCGATGCCGGCACAACAACCTATGCCATGCTGCCGTATTTAACGAATAAACCTGTTACGGTTGTGACAAACGGGATCCAGCATGCCTCACTTCTGACAGATCAGGGGATTGAAACCTACGTGCCGGGCGGAAAAATTAAACCTTCAACGAAAGCGATTATTGGATCGCAAAGTTTGAGCGAACTTAAAAACTACCGCTTTGATAAAGCTTTTTTAGGCATGAATGGCATTGATCCCGCTTTTGGCTGTACGACACCTGACCCCGAAGAAGCAGCTTTAAAACAAATGGCGCATCATCAGGCGGCTGCCGGCTTCCTTTTAACAGACGGGAGCAAATGGAACAAGGTTAATTTTGCCAAAGTATGTGAACTGGAGGATGTCACCATCGTCACCGATACATTACCCGATAATCTTGACTATTACCGGGAAAAAACAACCATTATGGAGGCGGCAAAATGA
- the pfkB gene encoding 1-phosphofructokinase, with amino-acid sequence MIYTITLNPSIDYVVQVNQLNLGELNKMDNEMMFAGGKGINVSRVLHELAYDTTALGFLGGFTGDFIVEALREKSIQTKFTPIQGATRINIKLKADSETEVNGRGPGILPAEADSLLHQLEHVTNHDTVIISGSTPPSLPNDFHKQLADQIAANGASFVIDTTGEALKSVLGYRPLVVKPNKEELAELFGVTLRHQDDVIYYGKQLLDLGARHAIVSMAGEGALLFTEEGIYHGQTPRGQVKNSVGAGDSMIAGFTGKFKETADVTEAFRMSLAAGSATAFADDLAKAEDIFQLQEKIAITRISGKVKEENHEH; translated from the coding sequence ATGATTTATACGATAACGCTTAACCCTTCAATTGATTATGTCGTTCAGGTCAATCAGCTGAACCTCGGCGAATTGAATAAAATGGATAATGAAATGATGTTTGCGGGCGGCAAGGGGATCAATGTTTCCCGCGTGTTGCATGAGCTGGCTTATGACACGACAGCCCTTGGGTTTTTGGGCGGTTTTACCGGTGATTTTATTGTCGAGGCGCTCAGGGAAAAAAGCATTCAAACCAAATTCACACCGATTCAAGGTGCGACGCGTATCAATATAAAATTGAAGGCTGACAGTGAAACGGAAGTTAACGGCCGGGGACCGGGAATCCTGCCGGCTGAAGCTGATAGTCTGCTGCATCAGCTTGAACATGTCACCAACCATGACACTGTGATCATTTCAGGCAGCACGCCACCATCCTTACCGAATGATTTTCATAAGCAATTGGCTGATCAGATTGCCGCAAACGGCGCATCATTTGTTATCGATACGACAGGCGAGGCCTTGAAATCTGTCTTGGGTTACCGGCCGCTAGTGGTCAAACCAAATAAAGAGGAGCTTGCTGAACTGTTTGGGGTGACGCTAAGGCATCAGGATGACGTGATTTATTACGGGAAGCAACTGCTGGATTTGGGTGCAAGGCATGCGATTGTTTCCATGGCCGGTGAGGGGGCACTGCTTTTCACTGAAGAAGGCATTTATCACGGTCAGACACCACGGGGACAGGTGAAAAATTCTGTTGGGGCAGGGGATTCGATGATTGCCGGATTCACGGGAAAATTCAAGGAAACAGCGGATGTGACAGAAGCGTTCCGAATGAGCCTGGCAGCAGGTAGTGCGACTGCTTTTGCAGATGATTTGGCCAAAGCAGAGGATATTTTTCAATTGCAGGAAAAGATCGCTATCACCCGTATATCCGGAAAAGTAAAGGAGGAAAATCATGAACATTAA
- a CDS encoding PTS fructose transporter subunit IIABC, with product MNINDLLRKDIMIMDMKASDKAAAIDEMVASLEANNVVNDAQTFKEAILKREEQTSTGLGDGIAMPHAKTDAVNEATVLFAKSENGLDYEALDGQPTYLFFMIAVPDGANDTHLQTLAALSRMLIDQEFVSQLKQASTPEEVQALFNQEEEEPSDASSEENAEKSAEERPFVVAVTACPTGIAHTYMAEDALKKQAAEMGVDIRVETNGSDGASNALTKSEIERATGVIVAADKNVPMARFDQKPVLERPVSEGINNAEELITKAMNRDAPMFQADESAETDDQAESSTSVWRKIYKDLMNGVSHMLPFVVGGGILMAVSFLLEGILGDEHELFTFFNTIGSNAFNFLIPILAGYIAMSIADRPGLMPGLVGGLMAVESNAGFLGGLVAGFLAGYLVLLVKRWFRNLPKSLDGLKSVLLYPVTGLFLIGLFMYFIIGPVFSTINTGMISFLENLGTGNAVILGALLGGMMAIDMGGPFNKAAYTFSIGIFTDTGDGSLMAAVMVGGMIPPIAIALATTFFKNKFTEDERKSGLTNYVMGLSFITEGAIPFAAADPVRVIGSSVAGALIGGGLTQLWASSIPAPHGGIFVIPLADNALLFLVALTVGSVIAGVVLGMWKKTIRT from the coding sequence ATGAACATTAACGACTTGCTGCGTAAAGATATTATGATCATGGATATGAAGGCTTCAGATAAAGCAGCTGCTATTGACGAAATGGTTGCGTCTCTTGAGGCGAACAATGTCGTAAATGATGCCCAAACGTTTAAAGAAGCGATTTTAAAACGGGAAGAGCAGACCTCAACAGGTTTGGGTGACGGAATTGCGATGCCACATGCTAAAACGGATGCAGTCAATGAGGCGACTGTGCTGTTTGCCAAAAGTGAAAACGGGTTGGATTATGAAGCCTTGGATGGACAGCCGACATATCTGTTTTTCATGATCGCCGTGCCGGATGGTGCCAATGATACACATCTTCAAACACTAGCAGCACTGTCACGGATGTTAATTGATCAGGAGTTTGTGTCCCAATTGAAACAGGCCTCGACACCCGAAGAGGTTCAGGCGCTTTTCAATCAGGAAGAGGAAGAACCGTCGGATGCGTCATCTGAGGAAAATGCAGAAAAATCGGCAGAGGAAAGGCCCTTCGTTGTTGCTGTCACAGCTTGTCCAACCGGGATTGCCCACACGTATATGGCTGAAGATGCGCTTAAGAAACAGGCAGCTGAAATGGGTGTGGATATCCGGGTGGAAACAAACGGATCGGATGGTGCGTCGAATGCCTTGACTAAGTCAGAGATTGAGCGAGCGACAGGGGTCATTGTGGCCGCTGATAAAAATGTCCCGATGGCCCGCTTCGATCAGAAACCGGTGCTGGAACGGCCGGTCTCAGAAGGCATCAATAATGCAGAAGAACTGATTACAAAAGCGATGAATCGTGACGCACCAATGTTTCAAGCCGATGAATCCGCGGAAACAGATGATCAGGCAGAGTCTTCAACGTCTGTGTGGCGGAAAATTTACAAAGATCTGATGAACGGTGTGTCACACATGCTGCCATTTGTTGTCGGCGGCGGTATCTTAATGGCGGTGTCGTTTTTGCTTGAAGGGATTCTGGGAGATGAGCATGAGCTTTTCACCTTCTTTAATACGATAGGGAGTAACGCTTTTAACTTTTTGATTCCAATCCTTGCCGGCTATATCGCCATGAGCATTGCTGATCGTCCCGGCTTGATGCCTGGTCTTGTCGGCGGTTTGATGGCAGTGGAAAGCAATGCCGGTTTTCTTGGCGGATTGGTCGCAGGTTTCCTCGCCGGTTATCTCGTATTGCTTGTGAAGCGGTGGTTCCGCAACTTGCCAAAATCACTGGACGGGTTAAAATCAGTACTGCTTTATCCGGTGACAGGCCTGTTTCTGATCGGACTCTTCATGTATTTTATTATCGGGCCGGTCTTTTCAACCATCAATACCGGTATGATCAGTTTTCTGGAAAATCTCGGCACCGGCAATGCCGTCATTCTCGGAGCGCTGCTCGGCGGGATGATGGCGATCGATATGGGTGGTCCGTTTAATAAAGCTGCCTATACGTTTTCGATTGGTATTTTTACCGATACCGGCGATGGCAGTCTGATGGCGGCTGTCATGGTTGGCGGGATGATTCCGCCGATTGCCATTGCATTGGCGACGACGTTTTTCAAAAATAAATTTACAGAGGACGAGCGTAAGTCAGGTTTGACGAATTATGTGATGGGACTTTCCTTTATTACAGAAGGGGCTATTCCGTTTGCAGCTGCCGATCCGGTCCGTGTCATCGGATCATCTGTCGCGGGTGCCTTAATTGGCGGTGGTCTGACACAGCTATGGGCAAGCTCAATACCTGCCCCACACGGCGGTATTTTTGTCATTCCACTGGCTGACAATGCGCTTTTATTCCTCGTGGCACTGACAGTTGGCTCGGTTATAGCAGGTGTTGTTCTGGGAATGTGGAAGAAAACAATTCGAACATGA
- a CDS encoding ABC transporter ATP-binding protein, protein MEETIFTQNLTKCYRGVHAVDHVSLRIKKGEIYGFIGLNGAGKTTMIRMLLGMIRPTNGQCFINGQKVSAGNHHIWKQIGYMVGTPYSYPELTVRENLGITVRLRQLADKGAISRAMNRLKLTAYANKKTKHLSMGNAQRLGIAKALLHQPQVLLLDEPTNGLDPAGIVEIRELLQELSCENETTIFISSHNLGEISKIATKIGIINDGKLIQELKKEELDQQLIKKLLIRTRDMNGAAKVLSNAGFSINNIKGEPLETRSIDAVQHPEKLAKILVNANHPPTMLLVEEEDLESYFLRVIGKKGEAIHA, encoded by the coding sequence ATGGAGGAAACCATTTTCACTCAAAATCTTACTAAATGTTATCGAGGAGTTCATGCAGTTGACCATGTTTCTTTACGTATAAAAAAGGGAGAAATTTATGGATTTATAGGATTGAATGGTGCCGGAAAGACCACAATGATTCGCATGCTGCTAGGCATGATTCGCCCTACTAATGGTCAATGTTTTATAAATGGTCAGAAAGTAAGCGCTGGTAATCACCACATTTGGAAACAGATTGGGTATATGGTGGGAACGCCTTATTCATATCCGGAACTCACGGTAAGAGAGAATCTTGGGATTACGGTTCGTCTTCGGCAACTGGCTGATAAAGGTGCTATAAGTCGTGCAATGAATCGTCTTAAATTGACTGCTTATGCGAATAAAAAAACTAAGCATCTATCCATGGGAAACGCTCAACGATTGGGCATAGCAAAGGCACTTCTTCATCAACCACAAGTCTTGCTATTAGATGAGCCTACAAATGGTTTAGATCCGGCAGGGATTGTAGAAATAAGAGAATTATTGCAGGAGCTTTCCTGTGAAAATGAGACAACAATATTCATCTCGAGCCATAATCTGGGTGAGATTTCCAAGATTGCCACCAAAATAGGGATTATTAACGATGGAAAATTAATTCAGGAGCTTAAAAAAGAAGAATTGGACCAACAGTTGATTAAAAAATTGTTAATAAGGACTAGGGATATGAACGGAGCAGCCAAGGTTTTGAGTAACGCCGGATTTTCCATTAACAATATTAAGGGAGAACCGCTTGAAACGCGTAGTATAGATGCTGTTCAACATCCTGAGAAATTGGCAAAAATATTAGTTAATGCTAACCATCCACCGA